From Pseudomonas sp. stari2, a single genomic window includes:
- a CDS encoding YqiA/YcfP family alpha/beta fold hydrolase, which translates to MSGSILYIHGFNSAPASKKACQLVEVMERLGLSDQLRVPALHHHPREAIGQLEQAIAELGRPLLVGSSLGGYYATHLAERHGLKALLVNPAVSPHRMFDGYLGTQKNLYTDETWELTHDHVTALAELEVPAPQDSQRYQVWLQTGDETLDYRHAQQYYRACALRIQAGGDHGFQGFAGQLPALLSFAGIGADLFQAIDFTAL; encoded by the coding sequence ATGTCCGGTTCGATCCTCTATATCCACGGTTTCAACAGCGCGCCGGCCTCGAAGAAGGCCTGTCAGCTGGTCGAGGTGATGGAGCGGCTGGGTTTGAGCGATCAACTGCGTGTCCCGGCGTTGCATCACCACCCGCGTGAAGCCATCGGTCAGCTGGAGCAGGCAATCGCCGAACTCGGCCGGCCCTTGCTGGTGGGAAGCTCGCTCGGCGGCTACTATGCGACTCACCTGGCCGAGCGCCATGGCCTGAAAGCCCTGCTGGTCAACCCGGCCGTCAGTCCGCACCGGATGTTCGACGGATACCTGGGGACGCAGAAGAACCTGTACACCGACGAAACCTGGGAATTGACCCACGACCACGTAACGGCCCTGGCCGAACTGGAAGTGCCGGCGCCGCAGGATTCGCAGCGGTATCAGGTGTGGTTGCAGACCGGGGACGAAACGCTGGACTATCGCCATGCCCAGCAGTATTACCGGGCCTGTGCCTTGCGCATTCAGGCCGGCGGCGACCATGGTTTCCAGGGGTTTGCCGGGCAGTTGCCGGCGTTGCTGAGTTTTGCCGGTATTGGCGCCGATTTGTTTCAGGCAATCGATTTCACCGCG